Proteins from a single region of Caloramator sp. E03:
- a CDS encoding sigma 54-interacting transcriptional regulator — translation MILEKTITINYHKGIHTRIAAMVVKKVNNIKKEYKNTEIYITKNDKTVPLSSMILVVGLKIKKGDSVTIKVSSESENISDILGEVCDYLTQSDFYEDDEEDEVDKIINKDALTLEQIFNSMANAVISINNEGKITLVNIAMLKILNKSIVEVLDANIDDVIPNSILHIFSLSKRPRLGIKTKINGISLLGNYTPIIIDNEFNGVLAVFEDISRIEKITDELIEVRQLKEELQVILDTVQDGICVIDSTGVIQYVNDAYLYIVKENRKDIVGKNIKEISKKGIRAKVLETGESAIGEIIKKKNGTTIIANVTPIKINGEIYGVVSVIKDVTEINSLYEKLMMYDEKNKYLEEELLRYRKPNSAFDNFKGYSSKTLEVIKMAEKAARTNFNVLILGESGTGKELIAEGIHYASDRGKGPFIRVNCAAIPENLIESELFGYEKGAFTGALNRKYGKFELANGGTIFLDEIGELNINVQAKILRAIQYKEIQRVGGEELIKVDVRIVAATHRDLEEMIRQNTFREDLYYRLNVIPITIPSLRDRKEDIPYLVEHFINKHKGNFNISGIDKKVIEILSSYSWPGNVRELENVIERILAMIDDRKFITEELLPLYIKKGDYKNINKVEKKEKEGEIIKILIEEDILTWKEYEKIIIERALKKYGSYNAAAKALGLTHRTVSLKAKEYGIEKLVTWRKN, via the coding sequence ATGATCTTAGAAAAAACCATTACAATAAATTATCATAAAGGAATTCATACAAGAATAGCTGCTATGGTGGTTAAGAAAGTTAATAATATTAAAAAGGAATATAAAAATACTGAAATATATATAACAAAAAATGATAAAACAGTTCCGTTATCTAGTATGATATTAGTAGTTGGATTAAAAATTAAAAAAGGTGATAGTGTTACTATAAAGGTATCAAGCGAATCAGAAAATATCAGTGATATTTTAGGTGAAGTTTGTGATTATTTAACACAATCTGATTTTTATGAAGATGATGAAGAGGATGAGGTAGATAAGATTATTAACAAAGATGCTCTAACTTTAGAACAAATTTTTAACAGCATGGCCAATGCGGTTATATCAATTAATAATGAAGGAAAGATAACTTTAGTAAATATAGCTATGCTTAAAATTTTAAATAAGTCTATTGTGGAGGTTTTAGATGCAAATATAGATGATGTTATACCTAATTCAATATTACATATATTTAGCCTAAGTAAAAGACCACGTTTAGGGATTAAAACTAAAATAAATGGTATATCATTATTGGGAAATTATACGCCAATTATTATAGATAATGAATTTAATGGAGTATTAGCTGTTTTTGAAGATATATCAAGAATTGAAAAAATAACTGATGAATTGATTGAGGTCAGACAATTAAAAGAGGAATTACAGGTAATTCTAGATACTGTACAAGACGGAATTTGTGTAATTGACTCTACAGGTGTTATTCAATATGTTAATGATGCATATTTATATATTGTTAAAGAAAATAGAAAAGATATTGTAGGTAAAAATATTAAAGAAATTTCTAAAAAAGGTATACGAGCTAAAGTTTTAGAAACTGGGGAAAGTGCTATAGGAGAGATTATTAAAAAGAAAAATGGCACAACCATAATAGCTAATGTTACTCCTATAAAAATAAATGGAGAAATATATGGAGTTGTTTCTGTTATAAAGGATGTAACAGAAATAAATAGTTTATATGAAAAATTAATGATGTATGATGAAAAAAATAAATATTTAGAGGAGGAATTATTAAGGTATAGAAAACCCAATAGTGCATTTGATAACTTTAAAGGATATAGTAGTAAGACCCTAGAGGTTATAAAAATGGCTGAAAAAGCTGCAAGAACAAACTTTAATGTCTTGATTTTAGGGGAAAGTGGTACAGGTAAAGAACTTATAGCAGAAGGAATTCATTATGCTAGTGACAGAGGTAAGGGACCTTTTATTAGAGTTAATTGTGCTGCAATTCCAGAAAACTTGATTGAAAGTGAATTGTTTGGTTATGAAAAGGGCGCCTTTACAGGTGCTTTAAATAGAAAATATGGTAAATTTGAATTAGCTAATGGAGGAACAATATTTTTAGATGAAATAGGAGAGCTTAATATAAATGTACAAGCGAAAATACTTAGAGCAATTCAATATAAGGAAATTCAACGTGTTGGTGGAGAAGAACTAATTAAGGTTGATGTGAGAATTGTTGCAGCAACACATAGAGATTTAGAAGAAATGATAAGACAAAATACTTTTAGAGAAGATTTGTATTATAGGTTAAATGTAATTCCAATTACTATTCCTTCACTTAGAGATAGAAAAGAGGATATTCCGTATTTAGTTGAACATTTTATTAATAAACATAAAGGTAATTTTAACATAAGTGGAATAGATAAAAAGGTTATTGAAATATTATCAAGTTATAGTTGGCCTGGGAATGTTAGAGAACTAGAAAATGTTATAGAAAGAATATTGGCTATGATTGATGATAGAAAGTTTATTACAGAAGAATTGTTACCATTATACATAAAAAAAGGTGATTATAAAAATATAAATAAAGTAGAAAAGAAAGAAAAAGAAGGAGAAATTATAAAAATACTTATAGAAGAAGATATTTTAACTTGGAAGGAATATGAAAAGATAATAATTGAAAGGGCTCTAAAAAAATATGGAAGTTATAACGCAGCTGCAAAGGCTTTAGGATTAACACATAGAACTGTATCACTCAAAGCTAAGGAATATGGTATTGAAAAACTTGTGACATGGAGGAAAAATTGA
- a CDS encoding MIP/aquaporin family protein, protein MSTFIAELIGTLLLVLLGDGVVANVVLGKSKAQNSGWMVITTGWAFAVVIPVYVVGRISGAHLNPAVTIGLASVGKFPWADVPTYIAAQFIGAFLGAVLLFIHFRPHFKATDDKGLKLAAFSTGPAVRDTLSNLLSEIIGTFVLVFGILAITSNEIAAGFAPFAIGVLVWAIGLSLGGTTGYAINPARDLAPRIAHAILPIPEKGDSNWGYAWIPVVGPIIGGILGAMLFTILF, encoded by the coding sequence ATGTCAACATTTATTGCTGAACTAATCGGGACTTTATTATTAGTATTGCTAGGAGATGGGGTAGTAGCTAATGTTGTTTTAGGAAAAAGTAAAGCACAAAACTCAGGCTGGATGGTTATTACAACAGGATGGGCTTTTGCTGTGGTTATCCCTGTATATGTTGTTGGAAGAATAAGTGGAGCACATTTAAACCCAGCAGTAACAATAGGACTGGCTTCTGTTGGTAAATTTCCTTGGGCAGATGTTCCAACGTATATAGCTGCTCAATTTATAGGGGCATTTTTAGGAGCAGTACTTTTGTTCATTCACTTTAGACCTCATTTTAAAGCAACAGATGATAAGGGATTAAAATTAGCTGCTTTTTCAACTGGACCTGCTGTAAGAGATACTTTATCAAATTTGTTAAGTGAAATTATTGGTACCTTTGTATTGGTATTTGGCATTTTAGCTATTACATCAAATGAAATTGCTGCTGGATTTGCACCATTTGCAATTGGTGTTTTAGTATGGGCAATAGGTTTATCTTTAGGGGGAACAACAGGTTATGCAATAAATCCTGCTAGAGACTTAGCTCCAAGAATAGCACATGCAATATTACCAATACCAGAAAAGGGAGATTCAAATTGGGGATATGCATGGATTCCAGTTGTAGGGCCAATTATTGGCGGTATCTTAGGAGCAATGTTGTTTACTATTTTATTTTAA
- the dhaK gene encoding dihydroxyacetone kinase subunit DhaK, with the protein MKKIINNPNLVVDEMIQGLVKAHPEYLRKLDDFNVVVRKESPIKKVALISGGGSGHEPAHAGFVGKGMLDGAVLGAVFTSPTPDQVYEAIKAVDGGEGVLLVIKNYTGDVMNFEMAKEMAEMEGIKVESVVVNDDVAVENSLYTAGRRGIAGTVFVHKIAGAMAEKGASLEEVKRVAQKTIDNVRSMGMALTPCTVPAAGKPNFTLSENEMEIGMGIHGEPGTHRETIKPANEIVEHLLNIILNDMPLNNGDEVAIMINGLSGTPLMELYIVNNKVNDILKSLGVNVYKTFVGEFMTSLEMAGFSITVLKLDNELKELLDKEADTAAFKVL; encoded by the coding sequence ATGAAAAAAATAATAAATAATCCCAATTTAGTAGTTGATGAAATGATACAAGGCTTAGTAAAAGCACATCCTGAATACCTAAGAAAATTAGATGATTTCAATGTAGTGGTTAGAAAAGAATCACCAATTAAGAAAGTTGCTTTAATTAGTGGTGGTGGAAGTGGTCATGAGCCTGCACATGCAGGGTTTGTTGGTAAAGGAATGTTAGATGGGGCAGTGTTAGGAGCTGTATTTACATCACCTACACCAGACCAAGTTTACGAAGCTATAAAAGCTGTAGATGGGGGAGAAGGAGTATTACTTGTAATTAAAAATTATACAGGAGATGTTATGAATTTTGAAATGGCAAAGGAAATGGCTGAAATGGAAGGGATTAAAGTAGAGAGTGTTGTTGTTAATGATGATGTTGCTGTTGAAAATAGTTTATATACAGCAGGAAGAAGAGGTATTGCTGGAACTGTTTTTGTTCATAAAATAGCAGGTGCAATGGCAGAAAAGGGTGCTTCGCTTGAAGAGGTAAAAAGAGTTGCTCAAAAAACTATTGATAATGTAAGAAGTATGGGAATGGCACTTACACCATGTACAGTACCGGCTGCAGGTAAACCAAATTTTACATTATCAGAAAATGAAATGGAAATAGGTATGGGAATTCATGGAGAGCCAGGTACACATAGAGAAACTATTAAACCTGCTAATGAGATTGTTGAGCATTTGTTAAATATAATATTAAATGATATGCCGTTAAATAATGGCGATGAAGTTGCAATTATGATAAATGGATTATCAGGGACACCATTAATGGAATTGTATATTGTAAATAATAAAGTAAACGATATTTTAAAATCATTAGGCGTTAATGTTTATAAAACTTTTGTTGGAGAGTTTATGACTTCTCTTGAAATGGCCGGTTTTTCAATAACAGTTTTAAAACTTGATAATGAATTAAAGGAATTATTAGATAAAGAGGCAGATACAGCGGCGTTTAAAGTTTTATAA
- the dhaL gene encoding dihydroxyacetone kinase subunit DhaL, producing the protein MAINGFQIKDIIYKITDVIEENKMYLTELDATIGDGDHGLNMSKGFQTVKEKIKDDECKNIGDMLKKVSMALISNVGGASGPLYGTAFLKASSVVMNKAEIEVKDFAKMLEEAINGIKARGKATIGEKTMVDTIEPALNGLKEAIENNLTPLECLEKMHDAALRGKDSTKEMIATKGRASYLGERSKGHLDAGAVSSYLILKTIYEEIAKSR; encoded by the coding sequence ATGGCTATAAATGGATTTCAAATAAAGGATATAATTTATAAAATTACTGACGTTATTGAAGAAAATAAGATGTACTTGACTGAATTAGATGCAACAATTGGAGATGGAGATCACGGGCTTAATATGAGTAAAGGTTTTCAAACAGTTAAGGAAAAAATAAAAGATGATGAATGCAAGAATATAGGTGATATGCTTAAAAAGGTGAGTATGGCATTAATATCAAATGTTGGTGGTGCATCAGGTCCATTATATGGAACTGCTTTTTTAAAAGCAAGTAGTGTTGTTATGAATAAAGCAGAAATAGAAGTTAAAGATTTTGCAAAAATGCTAGAAGAGGCAATAAATGGTATTAAAGCAAGAGGGAAGGCAACTATTGGCGAAAAAACTATGGTTGATACAATAGAACCAGCACTAAATGGATTAAAGGAAGCCATAGAAAATAATTTAACTCCTCTAGAGTGTTTAGAAAAAATGCATGATGCTGCATTGAGGGGAAAGGATTCAACGAAAGAAATGATAGCAACAAAGGGAAGAGCAAGTTATTTAGGAGAAAGAAGCAAAGGACATTTAGATGCAGGTGCAGTATCTAGTTATTTGATTTTAAAAACTATATATGAAGAAATAGCTAAAAGTAGGTGA
- the dhaM gene encoding dihydroxyacetone kinase phosphoryl donor subunit DhaM yields MVGIVVVSHSEKIATGVKELASQMAPNVKIECAGGTFDGRIGTDCNKIIESIEKVYSDDGVLIVYDLGSALMNSEMALEFLDGYNKEKIKIAICALVEGTVAAAVEASLGKELNKILNSISSLNINKG; encoded by the coding sequence ATGGTAGGAATAGTTGTTGTATCACATAGTGAAAAAATAGCTACAGGAGTTAAGGAACTTGCATCACAAATGGCTCCTAATGTTAAAATAGAGTGTGCTGGTGGAACATTTGATGGAAGAATAGGAACTGATTGTAACAAAATTATTGAGTCAATTGAGAAGGTATATTCTGATGATGGAGTATTAATTGTATATGACTTAGGTAGTGCTTTAATGAACTCAGAAATGGCTTTAGAGTTTTTAGATGGATATAATAAAGAAAAAATAAAAATAGCAATTTGTGCGTTAGTAGAAGGTACAGTAGCAGCCGCTGTAGAGGCAAGTTTAGGTAAAGAGTTGAATAAAATATTAAATAGTATTAGTAGTTTGAATATTAATAAGGGATAA
- a CDS encoding transposase: protein MTQRKKYTQEFKDSIIKAAIETGNIALVARQNGLSKELVYKWVRQNRESNREPKANIKKSVDNSNVKSLEVENETLKKLLGEKDLEIAILKDLLKKTSQL, encoded by the coding sequence ATGACACAAAGAAAAAAGTATACTCAAGAATTTAAAGATTCAATAATCAAAGCAGCAATTGAAACAGGAAATATTGCTTTAGTAGCAAGACAAAATGGGCTATCTAAAGAGTTAGTTTACAAGTGGGTTAGACAAAATAGAGAATCAAATAGAGAGCCTAAAGCTAATATTAAAAAGTCAGTTGATAATTCTAACGTTAAGAGCCTTGAAGTAGAGAACGAAACTTTAAAAAAACTTCTTGGCGAAAAAGACCTTGAAATAGCTATACTTAAAGACTTACTAAAGAAAACAAGCCAACTATAG
- a CDS encoding IS3 family transposase, whose product MRIIGLNRSTYYYHLSGLKIIKNKSTGRPKTCYSFTSYGEKISDEQIKEYIIQIFEEESIYYGYLKITHALRRNFKININKKKVYRLCKELNILKPQREIKSRHPRKIARNRTVTASNRNGKLI is encoded by the coding sequence TTGAGGATAATTGGGCTTAATCGTTCAACATATTATTATCATTTGTCGGGATTAAAAATTATTAAGAATAAATCAACCGGAAGGCCAAAAACTTGTTACTCTTTTACTTCATACGGAGAAAAAATATCAGATGAACAAATAAAGGAATATATTATCCAGATATTTGAAGAAGAAAGTATTTATTATGGATATCTAAAAATAACACATGCTCTTAGAAGAAATTTTAAAATTAATATTAACAAGAAGAAAGTCTACAGACTTTGTAAGGAATTAAATATATTAAAACCTCAAAGAGAAATCAAATCTAGACATCCAAGAAAAATTGCAAGAAATAGAACTGTTACAGCTTCAAACAGAAATGGCAAACTGATATAA
- a CDS encoding integrase core domain-containing protein, which produces MLSIIDVADRNIISHHIGLSCTSEDAARTLKIALLKRQIYEVENKPAIRSDNGPQFISETFENACKQLNIEHERIPYKTPNMNAHIESYHRILEEECLSINEFSTFAEAYKTVNEFIKKYNTKRIHSSTKYMPPAEYFEYLKITGESINVYL; this is translated from the coding sequence ATACTCAGCATTATCGATGTTGCTGATAGAAATATCATTTCACATCACATAGGGCTAAGCTGTACAAGCGAAGATGCAGCAAGAACTTTAAAAATTGCGTTATTGAAACGACAAATATACGAAGTTGAAAATAAACCAGCTATACGTTCAGACAATGGACCACAATTTATAAGTGAAACTTTCGAGAATGCTTGTAAACAGTTAAATATAGAACATGAGAGAATACCTTACAAAACCCCTAACATGAATGCTCATATTGAATCCTACCATAGAATTTTAGAGGAAGAATGCTTAAGCATAAACGAATTTTCAACCTTTGCTGAGGCCTATAAAACTGTCAATGAATTTATAAAGAAATACAACACAAAACGAATCCATTCATCAACGAAATACATGCCGCCAGCCGAGTATTTTGAATATCTTAAAATTACTGGAGAGAGTATAAATGTATATTTGTAG
- a CDS encoding Rpn family recombination-promoting nuclease/putative transposase, protein MKIQNPHDKFFKETFSDIEVAKDFIINYLPQEIVKLIDLETLVLQKDSFINEKLQEVYSDMLFKVNINKREGYIYFLFEHKSYVSKQTALQLLRYMIEIWEKNIKKEGLGKLPIIIPLVVYHGSEKWNIRNDLGAIIEGYDELTEEIKRYIPNFEYLLYDISRYKDEDIKGQVQLRIMLSILRDIFSDDVSKMKKTILNAARYLVELEDKQTALHYFETYMRYIFSSYQEITESDFREITKDIEKIFIEGSEYAMTLAEIFRREGRQEGRQEGRQEGETIALVKTAIKLLTKKFGIIPNDLKIRLQELDIATLEIIVEDILDMQSIDEINKYLKK, encoded by the coding sequence ATGAAGATACAAAACCCGCATGATAAGTTTTTCAAAGAAACCTTTTCTGATATAGAGGTAGCAAAGGATTTTATAATAAACTATCTGCCACAGGAAATAGTAAAACTAATAGATTTAGAAACATTGGTACTACAGAAGGACAGTTTTATAAATGAAAAGCTGCAGGAAGTATATTCAGATATGCTATTTAAGGTAAATATAAATAAAAGGGAAGGATATATATATTTTCTATTTGAACATAAAAGCTATGTGAGTAAACAAACAGCCCTGCAGCTGTTAAGATATATGATAGAGATATGGGAGAAGAACATAAAGAAGGAGGGATTAGGGAAATTACCAATAATAATTCCCCTTGTAGTATATCATGGAAGTGAAAAATGGAACATAAGAAATGATTTAGGAGCAATAATAGAAGGATATGATGAGTTAACAGAAGAAATAAAAAGATATATACCAAACTTTGAATATCTACTATATGACATATCAAGATATAAAGATGAAGATATAAAGGGGCAAGTACAGCTAAGAATAATGTTATCAATATTAAGAGATATATTTTCAGATGATGTAAGTAAGATGAAAAAAACCATATTAAATGCAGCAAGGTATTTAGTTGAACTTGAAGATAAACAAACGGCATTACATTATTTTGAAACATATATGAGATATATTTTTAGTTCATATCAAGAAATAACAGAAAGTGATTTTCGGGAAATAACAAAGGATATAGAGAAAATATTTATAGAAGGGAGTGAGTATGCTATGACATTGGCAGAAATATTTAGAAGAGAAGGAAGACAAGAAGGAAGACAAGAAGGAAGGCAAGAGGGGGAAACAATAGCATTAGTAAAAACAGCAATAAAGTTATTAACCAAGAAATTTGGGATAATACCTAATGATTTAAAAATTAGACTACAAGAGTTAGATATAGCCACATTAGAAATTATAGTTGAAGATATATTAGATATGCAAAGCATAGATGAAATAAATAAGTATTTAAAGAAGTAA
- a CDS encoding IS30 family transposase, translated as MVHKNNYNTPIRSFKHLKSYERGEIFALLKEGKSIRYIAKKLGRSPSTISREIKRGTVSQLKSDLSYYSSYFPETGQAVYKNHRSNCGAKIKLAKVETFIKFAEEKIRKNNWSVDTVVGYCKTDPSWKDEFIVSTKTLYNYIDRGFLSIRNIDLPLKTHLKPKKKRIRENKRLLGKSIDLRPEQINSRQEFGHWEIDTVIGKKSGDKALLTLTERKSRYEIIMLLDNKDAKSVDDSIKRLMEVYKDNFKKIFKSITADNGVEFSNLQFILKKYDVEVYYTHPFSSFERGTNERHNGLIRRFIPKGKSIKDISIDTIKRIQNWMNTLPRKLLNYKTPEKFFYEELLKIA; from the coding sequence ATGGTTCATAAAAATAATTATAACACACCTATACGTTCTTTTAAACATCTGAAATCTTATGAACGTGGAGAAATTTTTGCCTTGCTTAAAGAAGGTAAAAGTATTCGTTATATTGCTAAAAAATTAGGACGAAGTCCAAGTACTATAAGCCGTGAAATTAAACGTGGTACTGTATCACAATTAAAAAGTGATTTATCTTATTATTCAAGTTATTTCCCTGAAACTGGGCAAGCTGTCTATAAAAATCACCGCTCAAATTGCGGAGCAAAAATTAAATTGGCTAAAGTAGAAACCTTTATAAAATTTGCAGAAGAAAAAATCCGTAAAAATAATTGGTCTGTTGATACTGTCGTTGGTTATTGCAAAACTGATCCTTCTTGGAAAGATGAGTTCATTGTTTCAACTAAGACCTTATATAACTATATTGATAGAGGATTTTTATCTATACGTAATATAGATTTACCTTTAAAAACACATTTAAAACCTAAAAAGAAAAGAATTAGGGAGAACAAACGCCTTTTAGGTAAAAGTATTGATTTAAGGCCTGAACAAATTAATTCTCGTCAAGAATTTGGACATTGGGAAATAGATACTGTTATAGGTAAAAAATCAGGCGATAAAGCTCTTTTAACTTTAACAGAACGTAAATCCCGTTATGAAATAATAATGCTTTTAGATAATAAAGATGCTAAGTCTGTTGATGATTCTATAAAGAGACTTATGGAAGTATATAAGGATAATTTTAAAAAGATTTTCAAGAGTATTACGGCAGATAATGGAGTTGAATTTAGTAATTTACAATTCATTCTTAAAAAATATGATGTTGAGGTATATTATACCCATCCCTTTTCTTCTTTTGAAAGAGGAACTAACGAACGACATAATGGTCTTATACGTCGTTTTATCCCTAAGGGAAAGAGTATAAAGGATATATCTATTGATACCATTAAAAGAATTCAAAATTGGATGAATACACTCCCACGAAAATTACTAAATTACAAAACTCCTGAAAAATTTTTTTACGAGGAATTATTAAAAATAGCCTAA